Proteins from one Streptomyces sp. NBC_00289 genomic window:
- a CDS encoding MCE family protein: protein MRTTRTTRITRASGARQAAAPLIKFSLFALVTILATALLAATIVNISLTPEHTYRAVFSDVTGLEKGDDIRVAGVRVGEVEGIRIKDRTLAEVNFSVSADRPLLNSTGAVIRYRNLVGQRYVALTEGAGDGTRLKPGATIPLSRTQPALDLNALLNGFKPLFAALSPQDVNQLATEVIRTLQGEGGTVNGLLAHTASLTTTLAGRDKLIGSVIDNLNTVLETLDKRGARFSGLLKQLRRVISGLSADRKPIGQSLVGIGDLTDATSGLLKDARPPLKDDIAELTDLTGTLNKNENTVEGVLKRLPNKLNALTGTASYGSWFNFYLCDFDGRIVLPKTKQVLTPELHVARARCGA, encoded by the coding sequence ATGAGGACCACGAGGACCACGAGGATTACGAGGGCTTCAGGAGCCCGGCAGGCCGCTGCCCCGCTGATCAAGTTCAGCCTCTTCGCCCTGGTGACGATCCTGGCGACGGCGCTGCTCGCCGCCACCATCGTGAACATCTCCCTCACCCCCGAGCACACGTATCGCGCGGTGTTCAGCGACGTGACGGGCCTGGAGAAGGGCGACGACATCCGGGTGGCCGGGGTACGGGTCGGCGAGGTCGAGGGCATCCGGATCAAGGACCGGACGCTGGCGGAGGTCAACTTCAGCGTCAGCGCGGACCGGCCGCTGCTGAACAGCACCGGCGCGGTCATCCGCTACCGGAACCTCGTCGGACAGCGATACGTCGCCCTGACCGAGGGCGCGGGAGACGGCACCCGGCTGAAGCCCGGCGCCACCATCCCGCTGTCGCGCACCCAGCCCGCGCTGGACCTCAACGCGCTGCTGAACGGCTTCAAGCCACTGTTCGCAGCGCTCAGCCCGCAGGACGTCAACCAGCTCGCGACCGAGGTCATCCGGACACTCCAGGGCGAGGGCGGCACCGTCAACGGCCTGCTCGCGCACACGGCTTCGCTCACGACGACGCTGGCCGGCCGCGACAAACTGATCGGTTCGGTGATCGACAACCTCAACACCGTGCTGGAGACGCTGGACAAGCGCGGCGCCCGCTTCTCGGGGCTCCTCAAGCAGCTGCGGCGAGTGATTTCGGGGCTGTCCGCCGACCGCAAGCCGATCGGGCAGTCGCTGGTGGGCATCGGCGACCTGACGGACGCCACCTCGGGGCTGCTCAAGGACGCGCGTCCGCCCCTGAAGGACGACATCGCCGAGCTGACCGATCTCACCGGAACGCTGAACAAGAACGAGAACACCGTGGAGGGCGTCCTGAAGCGGCTGCCGAACAAGCTCAACGCACTGACGGGGACGGCGTCCTACGGCTCGTGGTTCAACTTCTACCTCTGCGACTTCGACGGCCGGATCGTGCTACCGAAGACGAAGCAGGTGCTCACCCCCGAGCTGCATGTGGCGAGGGCGAGGTGCGGCGCATGA
- a CDS encoding MCE family protein has product MSALRKVGALAWAAVGSLLLSGCEFNGWYDVQLPGGAAADGHAYHVTVEFRDVLDLVPQSAVKVNNVTVGAVEKVELDGWHARVQLRVADSVKLPANAVAELRQTSMLGEKYVALSAPSGTAPVGRLGDGDRIPLSRSGRNPEIEEVLSALSALLNGGGVAQLKTITVELNKALDGRENRVRSLLKELNTFIGGLDDQRKDIVHALEAVDRLAGRLGKEKKTIAQAVDTMPPALKVLADQRRDLTRMLTALSKLGKTGTKVVNASHDDTVANLKQLRPILQQLNKAGADLPNSLELLTTYPFPRNVTGAIKGDYVNLDITADLDLAGIYGNVTDGNSRRGKGDSQKPDTPDVPDLPDLPDLPSVPTPTALPSTPSLPSSPSVPSAPSAPSASSGGGGPLCPPVCTSSYTTQGGLPEGINLALAELMLKGVQP; this is encoded by the coding sequence ATGAGCGCACTGCGCAAGGTCGGCGCGCTCGCGTGGGCCGCGGTCGGCTCGCTGCTGCTGTCCGGCTGCGAGTTCAACGGCTGGTACGACGTCCAGCTGCCCGGCGGAGCCGCCGCCGACGGCCACGCGTACCACGTCACCGTCGAGTTCCGCGACGTCCTCGACCTGGTGCCGCAGTCGGCGGTGAAGGTCAACAACGTCACGGTGGGCGCGGTCGAGAAGGTGGAACTCGACGGCTGGCACGCGCGCGTACAGCTGCGGGTCGCCGACTCGGTGAAGCTGCCGGCCAACGCGGTCGCAGAGCTGCGGCAGACCAGCATGCTCGGCGAGAAGTACGTCGCGCTCTCCGCCCCGTCCGGAACGGCCCCGGTGGGCCGGCTCGGCGACGGCGACCGCATCCCGCTGTCCCGCAGCGGCCGCAACCCGGAGATCGAGGAGGTGCTGTCCGCGCTGTCCGCGCTGCTCAACGGCGGCGGAGTGGCCCAGCTCAAGACGATCACCGTGGAGCTGAACAAGGCCCTGGACGGCCGGGAGAACCGGGTCAGATCGCTGCTCAAGGAGCTGAACACGTTCATCGGCGGTCTGGACGACCAGCGGAAGGACATCGTCCACGCCCTCGAGGCCGTCGACCGGCTCGCGGGGCGGCTCGGCAAGGAGAAGAAGACGATCGCCCAGGCCGTCGACACGATGCCACCCGCCCTGAAAGTCCTCGCCGACCAACGGCGCGATCTGACGAGGATGCTCACCGCCCTGTCGAAGCTCGGCAAGACGGGCACCAAGGTGGTCAACGCCTCGCACGACGACACGGTCGCGAACCTCAAACAACTGCGGCCGATCCTTCAGCAGCTGAACAAGGCGGGCGCCGATCTTCCCAACTCCCTTGAGCTGCTGACCACTTACCCGTTCCCGCGCAACGTCACGGGCGCCATCAAGGGGGACTACGTCAACCTCGACATCACCGCGGATCTGGACCTGGCCGGCATCTACGGGAACGTGACGGACGGCAACTCCCGCCGGGGCAAGGGCGATTCCCAGAAGCCTGACACACCCGACGTACCGGATCTCCCCGATCTCCCCGATCTCCCGAGCGTGCCGACACCCACAGCGCTGCCGAGCACACCGAGCCTGCCGTCGTCCCCCTCGGTGCCGTCGGCCCCGTCGGCCCCGTCGGCCTCGTCGGGCGGCGGCGGTCCGCTGTGCCCGCCGGTGTGCACCAGCAGCTACACCACCCAAGGCGGGCTGCCCGAGGGGATCAACCTCGCGCTCGCGGAGCTGATGCTGAAGGGGGTTCAGCCGTGA
- a CDS encoding MCE family protein — MRVLRLRLYGVVFLAVLALLLSLSVAVYRQVFTSAVRIELEADSLGNQLDPRADVKLRGLLVGEVRAVHADGTKATLDIALKPEYVADIPSDVHARLLPKTLFGEKYVDLVAPARSSARPIRAGDVITQDRTRVGIELQQLMNDLLPLLRTVQPGKLNATLSAFATALEGRGDRIGDNLTRVEDYLHRLNPHLPSLTEDFARLADVAEVYGDAAPDLMAILRNTVTTSRTLVEQRDRLASALTTTATAAGTADDFLDANGDRLITLGRVSRPTLDLFARYSPEYPCLLAGLVREEQASEQAFQGGKMHITLEVVRQQGPYEPGEYARYGDRSGPNCRDLPHPQVPAPGVHLNDGSAKGSSSGPVGVSSTRTEQRAVGSLVAPVMGVPADEVSPVATLLFGPMARGTAVSVA; from the coding sequence ATGAGAGTGCTGAGACTGCGGTTGTACGGCGTCGTGTTCCTCGCCGTACTCGCACTGCTGCTGTCCCTGTCCGTCGCCGTGTACCGGCAGGTGTTCACCTCGGCCGTACGGATCGAACTGGAGGCCGACAGCCTGGGCAACCAGCTCGATCCGCGCGCCGACGTCAAGCTGCGCGGGCTGCTCGTGGGCGAGGTGCGCGCGGTGCACGCCGACGGGACGAAGGCGACGCTCGACATCGCGCTGAAGCCGGAGTACGTCGCGGACATCCCCTCCGACGTGCACGCGCGCCTGCTGCCCAAGACGCTGTTCGGCGAGAAGTACGTCGACCTGGTCGCGCCCGCGCGCTCCTCGGCCCGGCCGATCCGCGCCGGGGATGTCATCACCCAGGACCGCACCCGGGTCGGCATCGAGCTCCAGCAGCTGATGAACGATCTGCTGCCGCTGCTGCGGACCGTGCAGCCCGGCAAGCTCAACGCCACGCTCTCCGCGTTCGCCACCGCCCTCGAAGGGCGCGGCGACCGGATCGGCGACAACCTCACGCGCGTGGAGGACTATCTGCACCGCCTCAATCCTCACCTGCCGTCCCTCACCGAGGACTTCGCACGGCTGGCCGACGTCGCCGAGGTGTACGGCGACGCGGCGCCCGACCTGATGGCGATCCTGCGCAACACCGTCACCACCAGCCGCACCCTGGTCGAGCAGCGGGACCGGCTCGCGTCCGCGCTCACCACGACGGCAACCGCCGCGGGCACCGCGGACGACTTCCTCGACGCGAACGGCGATCGCCTGATCACCCTGGGCCGGGTCTCCCGCCCCACGCTCGACCTCTTCGCCCGCTACTCGCCCGAGTACCCCTGCCTCCTCGCCGGCCTGGTGCGCGAGGAGCAGGCATCCGAGCAGGCCTTCCAGGGCGGCAAGATGCACATCACGCTCGAGGTCGTGCGCCAGCAGGGCCCGTACGAACCGGGTGAGTACGCCCGCTACGGCGATCGGTCGGGGCCCAACTGCCGCGACCTGCCCCATCCGCAGGTGCCCGCGCCCGGGGTCCACCTCAACGACGGTTCGGCGAAGGGCAGTTCGTCCGGTCCGGTCGGCGTTTCCTCCACCAGGACCGAGCAGCGCGCCGTCGGCTCGCTCGTCGCGCCCGTCATGGGTGTGCCAGCCGACGAGGTGTCGCCGGTCGCGACCCTGCTGTTCGGACCGATGGCGCGCGGGACGGCGGTGAGCGTCGCATGA
- a CDS encoding MCE family protein: protein MAVVTALALVAALTYVLWPRSEPVHVTAYFPRTVGIYPGSDVRVLGVRIGEVEKITPEGDRVRVELTYDEGRKVPADAKAAIINSSVVSDRYVQLLPVYRKGPVLRDGDVIPETRTAVPVELDRIFDSLHTTADALGPKGANKDGSLSRLLGVSADNLDGQGENLNQTVEDLSQAVTTLSDGRSDLFGTVRNLQVFTAALAADDKSVRSFNTSLAEVVGQLAGERKDLADALKNLGTALGDVSAFVKNNKKSLTSNVKGLSKVTKVLVTQRAALAELLEVAPTGLSNLNNAYNPSSGTLDTRNNAQQAQDPASLLCSVLRTTGDEGGKNPDCKELKDLFDSLPKVPQGSAVTGTVDRTLGGILGASA, encoded by the coding sequence GTGGCCGTGGTCACCGCACTAGCCCTCGTCGCCGCGCTCACCTACGTGCTGTGGCCGCGCTCCGAGCCCGTGCACGTCACCGCGTACTTCCCGCGCACCGTCGGCATCTACCCCGGCTCGGACGTCCGCGTCCTCGGCGTCCGGATCGGCGAGGTCGAGAAGATCACGCCGGAGGGCGACCGGGTGCGGGTGGAGCTGACGTACGACGAAGGCCGCAAGGTCCCGGCGGACGCCAAGGCCGCGATCATCAACTCCTCGGTGGTCAGCGACCGTTACGTGCAGCTGCTGCCGGTGTACCGCAAGGGCCCGGTGCTACGGGACGGTGACGTCATCCCCGAGACGCGGACGGCCGTGCCGGTCGAGCTGGACCGCATCTTCGACAGTCTGCACACGACGGCCGACGCGCTCGGCCCCAAGGGCGCCAACAAGGACGGCTCGCTGTCGCGGCTGCTCGGGGTGAGCGCGGACAACCTCGACGGCCAGGGCGAGAACCTCAACCAGACGGTCGAGGACCTCTCGCAGGCCGTCACCACGCTGTCGGACGGCCGCTCGGACCTCTTCGGCACGGTACGGAACCTGCAGGTGTTCACGGCGGCGCTGGCCGCGGACGACAAGAGCGTGCGGTCGTTCAACACCAGCCTCGCCGAGGTCGTCGGACAGCTCGCGGGCGAGCGCAAGGACCTCGCGGACGCGCTCAAGAACCTGGGGACGGCGCTCGGCGACGTGTCCGCCTTCGTGAAGAACAACAAGAAGTCGCTGACCTCGAACGTGAAGGGCCTCAGCAAGGTGACCAAGGTGCTCGTCACCCAACGGGCCGCGCTGGCCGAGCTGTTGGAGGTCGCTCCCACGGGTCTGTCGAACCTGAACAACGCCTACAACCCGTCCTCGGGCACCCTCGACACCCGCAACAACGCCCAGCAGGCACAGGATCCGGCCTCGCTGCTGTGCTCCGTACTGAGGACGACCGGCGACGAAGGCGGCAAGAACCCCGACTGCAAGGAGCTGAAGGACCTCTTCGACTCCCTGCCCAAGGTGCCTCAGGGCTCCGCGGTGACGGGAACCGTCGACCGGACGCTCGGCGGAATTCTGGGGGCGAGCGCATGA
- a CDS encoding DUF5999 family protein, whose amino-acid sequence MCAHQPLCPAADASAPHVVAAHPEQGWNLLCNGAIVFDDTGELLPDGRIVAPHRVPAERLTIAA is encoded by the coding sequence ATGTGTGCCCACCAGCCTTTGTGCCCCGCAGCCGACGCGAGCGCTCCGCACGTCGTCGCCGCCCACCCCGAGCAGGGCTGGAACCTGCTCTGCAACGGCGCGATCGTCTTCGACGACACCGGCGAGCTGCTGCCCGACGGCCGGATCGTCGCGCCGCACCGGGTGCCCGCCGAACGACTGACGATCGCCGCCTGA
- a CDS encoding RidA family protein, with translation MTAERLNPPELAPPAGFSHAVVATGSRVVFLAGQTALDAAGEVVGETLPLQFERALVNLLTALRAADGTPADLARVTVYATDVAAYRHHAPELGRIWRRLAGRDYPAMAVVEVVRLWDERAMIELDGFAVLP, from the coding sequence GTGACCGCCGAGCGGCTGAACCCACCCGAACTCGCGCCGCCCGCCGGCTTCTCCCACGCGGTCGTCGCCACCGGATCCCGCGTCGTGTTCCTGGCCGGCCAGACCGCCCTCGACGCCGCCGGCGAGGTGGTCGGCGAGACGCTGCCCCTGCAGTTCGAGCGGGCCCTCGTCAATCTCCTCACGGCCCTGCGAGCGGCCGACGGCACCCCCGCCGACCTCGCCCGGGTCACCGTCTACGCCACGGACGTCGCCGCCTACCGCCATCACGCTCCCGAACTCGGCCGTATCTGGCGCCGCTTGGCGGGACGGGACTATCCGGCCATGGCGGTCGTCGAGGTCGTACGCCTCTGGGACGAGCGGGCGATGATCGAACTCGACGGCTTCGCGGTGCTGCCGTAG
- a CDS encoding MCE family protein produces the protein MKVRIDPPRIRLPRIRPPRLTPFRERNPVVIGVVGLTILGLLTVAAFNADSLPLIGGGDTYSAAFSEAGGLKPGDEERIAGVKVGKVEDVDLDGDHVKVTFKIKGDPAFGTETGASIRVKTILGAKYLALHPKGPGQLKPGSEIPLKRTVPAYDVVQAFSDLTTTTEKVDTDQLAKALDTISTTFQDSPAEVRASIKGLSKISRTVASRDKALGELLDHANGVTGVLADHSEDFSGLVKDGDKLFKEISKRRKAIHELLKSSAALGIELSGLVEDNDKEIGPALKGLNRVVQMLERNQSSLDRSVKLLAPYVRVFSNTLGNGRWFDSYVQNLVAAPVVPRTGGTQ, from the coding sequence ATGAAGGTCCGCATCGACCCGCCTCGGATAAGGCTTCCACGGATCCGCCCTCCACGCCTCACCCCGTTCCGCGAGCGCAACCCCGTGGTGATCGGAGTTGTCGGCCTCACCATCCTGGGGCTGCTGACCGTGGCCGCGTTCAACGCCGACAGCCTGCCGCTGATCGGCGGCGGCGACACGTACAGCGCGGCCTTCTCGGAGGCGGGCGGCCTCAAGCCCGGCGACGAGGAGCGGATCGCCGGCGTCAAGGTCGGCAAGGTCGAGGACGTCGATCTGGACGGTGACCACGTCAAGGTCACCTTCAAGATCAAGGGCGACCCGGCGTTCGGCACCGAGACCGGCGCCTCAATCCGGGTCAAGACGATCCTCGGCGCGAAGTACCTCGCGCTGCACCCCAAGGGACCGGGGCAGCTGAAGCCGGGCAGCGAGATACCGCTGAAGAGGACGGTTCCGGCGTACGACGTCGTGCAGGCGTTCAGCGATCTCACCACCACGACGGAGAAGGTCGACACCGACCAGTTGGCGAAGGCCCTGGACACCATCTCCACCACCTTCCAGGACTCGCCCGCCGAGGTACGGGCGTCCATCAAGGGCCTGTCGAAGATCTCCCGGACGGTCGCCTCGCGCGACAAGGCGCTGGGCGAGCTCCTCGACCACGCGAACGGTGTCACGGGCGTGCTGGCCGACCACTCCGAGGACTTCTCCGGGCTGGTCAAGGACGGCGACAAGCTGTTCAAGGAGATCAGCAAGCGGCGCAAGGCGATCCACGAGCTGCTGAAGAGCTCCGCCGCCCTCGGCATCGAGCTCTCCGGCCTGGTCGAGGACAACGACAAGGAGATCGGGCCCGCTCTCAAGGGCCTCAACCGTGTGGTGCAGATGCTCGAACGGAATCAGTCGAGCCTCGACCGGAGCGTCAAGCTGCTCGCCCCGTACGTCCGGGTCTTCAGCAACACCCTCGGCAACGGCCGCTGGTTCGACAGCTACGTCCAGAACCTGGTCGCCGCTCCGGTGGTGCCGCGCACGGGAGGCACGCAGTGA
- a CDS encoding MlaE family ABC transporter permease produces MSLSPTGALRHSGNLFAMALDVIRTIPRRPFQAREFIQQAWFIASVTILPTALVSIPFGAVIALQIGSLTRQLGAQSFSGAASVLAVLREASPIVTALLIAGAGGTAICADLGARKIREEIDAMQVLGIDPIHRLVVPRVLASMVVAVLLNGLVSVVGVAGGYFFNVVLQNGTPGAYLASFTTLAQLSDLWAAEIKALVFGAIAAIVASYKGLTAKGGPKGVGDAVNQSVVITFMLLFVTNFVMTAVYFQVVPQRG; encoded by the coding sequence ATGAGCCTGTCGCCGACCGGAGCGCTCAGGCACTCGGGGAACCTCTTCGCGATGGCGCTGGACGTCATCCGGACCATACCCCGACGGCCCTTCCAGGCACGGGAGTTCATCCAGCAGGCCTGGTTCATCGCGAGCGTCACCATCCTGCCGACGGCCCTGGTGTCCATCCCCTTCGGCGCGGTCATCGCGCTGCAGATCGGCAGCCTGACCCGGCAGCTCGGCGCCCAGTCCTTCTCCGGGGCCGCCTCGGTCCTCGCGGTGCTGCGGGAGGCCTCGCCGATCGTCACCGCGCTGCTGATCGCGGGCGCCGGCGGCACGGCGATCTGCGCGGACCTCGGGGCGCGGAAGATCCGCGAGGAGATCGACGCGATGCAGGTGCTGGGCATCGACCCCATCCACCGGCTGGTCGTCCCGCGAGTCCTGGCGTCGATGGTGGTCGCGGTACTGCTCAACGGCCTGGTGTCGGTCGTCGGCGTCGCGGGCGGCTACTTCTTCAACGTCGTCCTGCAGAACGGCACACCGGGCGCCTATCTCGCCTCCTTCACCACGCTCGCGCAGCTCTCCGACCTGTGGGCGGCGGAGATCAAGGCGCTGGTGTTCGGCGCGATCGCCGCGATCGTCGCCTCGTACAAGGGACTCACCGCGAAGGGCGGCCCGAAGGGTGTGGGCGACGCGGTGAACCAGTCGGTGGTGATCACCTTCATGTTGCTGTTCGTGACGAACTTCGTGATGACCGCCGTGTACTTCCAAGTCGTTCCGCAGAGGGGCTGA
- a CDS encoding DUF6299 family protein, whose translation MALRPALSTATAVAALLLLAAVPSTPAASAPLETLTVAKTGTIAPDGTVTLSGTYRCTDATGPVFVSTAVDQSSPTVRHGIGGTRAVCDGAEHKWENTGMSSPDALKPGAAHVEATLMELRPEGGLPLPFFHATQQQAITLTKP comes from the coding sequence ATGGCCCTGCGCCCCGCCCTCAGTACCGCCACCGCCGTTGCCGCGCTGCTCCTGCTCGCCGCCGTGCCTTCGACCCCGGCGGCCTCGGCCCCGCTCGAGACGCTGACGGTCGCCAAGACCGGCACCATCGCTCCGGACGGCACCGTCACCCTCTCCGGCACCTACCGCTGCACCGACGCCACAGGCCCGGTGTTCGTGAGCACCGCCGTCGACCAGAGTTCCCCGACGGTCCGGCACGGCATCGGCGGCACCCGCGCGGTGTGCGACGGAGCCGAGCACAAGTGGGAGAACACGGGAATGTCCTCGCCGGACGCGCTCAAGCCGGGCGCGGCCCACGTCGAGGCCACCCTGATGGAACTGCGTCCCGAGGGCGGCCTGCCGCTCCCGTTCTTCCACGCGACCCAGCAGCAGGCGATCACGCTGACCAAGCCCTGA
- a CDS encoding MCE family protein, which translates to MITRTVKAQLLAFATVTAVGVSYVGAEYTGLVDDVLGRGYTVRADFADSGGIFPGAEVTYRGVPVGRVGTLGLTGSDGVSVSLDIKDGAPRIPADTLAVVANRSAVGEQYVDLQPRSSHGPYLLDGSAIPRGSTRVPLPTTDLVLSLDRLVNSVGKDDLRVTVDELGKAFSGTGPNLSRLVDSGNALVESASESLPQTISLIEDSRKVLKTQADQGSSIKSFAHDLAALSAQLKSSDGDLRKLIGNATPAAQQVNSLLKSTGPQLSVLLANLISGGQVTVARLPGVEQSLVTLPALVAGSYTVVPGDGTTHFGLVVNADDPPACTQGYGTTRRDPSNTSTREANTDARCTAPRGSKTSVRGAQNAPGASTASGGANQTAYGTPYITPYDPETGTATGPDGRPVEIGSTGGQQTVFGKESWQWLLVGPMA; encoded by the coding sequence GTGATCACCCGTACGGTCAAGGCCCAACTCCTGGCCTTCGCCACCGTCACCGCCGTCGGGGTGTCGTACGTCGGCGCCGAGTACACCGGCCTGGTGGACGACGTCCTGGGCCGCGGCTACACCGTGCGGGCGGACTTCGCCGACTCCGGGGGCATCTTCCCCGGCGCCGAGGTCACCTACCGCGGGGTGCCGGTGGGCCGCGTCGGCACGCTGGGGCTGACCGGCTCCGACGGCGTCTCGGTCTCCCTCGACATCAAGGACGGCGCTCCGCGCATCCCGGCGGACACGCTCGCCGTGGTGGCGAACCGTTCGGCGGTGGGCGAGCAGTACGTAGATCTACAGCCGCGTAGTTCGCATGGCCCCTATCTCCTCGACGGCAGCGCCATCCCGCGCGGCAGCACCCGCGTGCCGCTGCCCACGACGGACCTGGTCCTCAGCCTGGACCGGCTGGTGAACTCGGTCGGCAAGGACGATCTGCGGGTCACCGTCGACGAGTTGGGCAAGGCCTTCTCGGGCACCGGCCCGAACCTGAGCCGGCTGGTGGACTCGGGCAACGCGCTCGTCGAGTCGGCCTCCGAGTCACTCCCCCAGACCATCTCGCTGATCGAGGACTCGCGAAAGGTCCTCAAGACGCAGGCCGACCAGGGCTCGTCCATCAAGTCGTTCGCGCACGATCTGGCGGCCCTCAGCGCGCAGTTGAAGTCGAGCGACGGGGACCTGCGCAAGCTGATCGGCAACGCGACGCCGGCCGCGCAGCAGGTGAACTCTCTGCTGAAGTCCACCGGGCCACAGCTGTCGGTCCTGCTGGCCAATCTGATCAGCGGCGGCCAGGTCACGGTGGCCCGCCTGCCCGGCGTGGAGCAGTCCCTTGTCACCTTGCCGGCGCTGGTCGCGGGCAGCTACACGGTCGTCCCGGGCGACGGCACCACCCACTTCGGCCTGGTGGTGAATGCCGACGACCCGCCGGCGTGCACCCAGGGGTACGGGACGACGCGGCGCGACCCCTCGAACACCAGCACGCGCGAGGCGAACACCGACGCGCGCTGCACGGCCCCGCGCGGAAGCAAGACGTCGGTGCGGGGCGCGCAGAACGCCCCCGGCGCGTCGACCGCTTCCGGCGGCGCGAACCAGACGGCGTACGGCACGCCGTACATCACGCCTTACGACCCGGAGACCGGCACCGCGACCGGCCCGGACGGAAGGCCCGTCGAGATCGGCTCGACGGGCGGCCAACAGACGGTGTTCGGAAAGGAGTCGTGGCAATGGCTGCTAGTCGGACCGATGGCATGA
- a CDS encoding ABC transporter ATP-binding protein translates to MGVEICVEGLTKSFGHQVIWQDVSLTLPAGEVSVMLGPSGTGKSVFLKTLVGLLKPDRGCVKIAGRDITKLREHELYEVRKLFGVLFQDGALFGSMNLYDNIAFPLREHTRKSESQIRRIVLEKMDMVGLIGSEGKLPGEISGGMRKRAGLARALVLDPEIILFDEPDSGLDPVRVAYLNQLIVDLNAQINATFLIVTHDIASARQVPDNIGLLFRRELVMFGPREELLTSDEPVVRQFLNGRMQGPIGMAEEKDAAQVEQELARLGEADRKARHVGNDMTPRLLPGPGITRPPRWEAIARREAELHRKEVADA, encoded by the coding sequence ATGGGTGTCGAGATCTGTGTGGAAGGGCTGACCAAGTCCTTCGGTCACCAGGTCATCTGGCAGGACGTCTCGCTGACGCTGCCCGCCGGGGAGGTATCTGTCATGCTCGGCCCCTCGGGCACGGGCAAGTCGGTGTTCCTCAAGACGCTCGTCGGACTGCTGAAGCCGGACCGGGGCTGCGTGAAGATCGCGGGCCGGGACATCACCAAGCTGCGCGAGCACGAGCTCTACGAGGTACGGAAGCTCTTCGGCGTGCTGTTCCAGGACGGCGCGCTGTTCGGCTCGATGAACCTGTACGACAACATCGCGTTCCCGCTGCGTGAGCACACCCGCAAGTCCGAGAGCCAGATCCGGCGCATCGTGCTGGAGAAGATGGACATGGTCGGGCTGATCGGTTCCGAGGGAAAGCTGCCCGGCGAGATCTCCGGCGGGATGCGCAAACGGGCCGGACTGGCGCGGGCGCTGGTGCTCGATCCGGAGATCATCCTCTTCGACGAGCCGGACTCGGGCCTCGACCCCGTACGCGTCGCGTACCTCAACCAGCTCATCGTCGACCTCAACGCACAGATCAACGCGACCTTTCTGATCGTCACCCATGACATCGCCTCGGCCCGCCAAGTGCCGGACAACATCGGCCTGTTGTTCCGGCGCGAGCTGGTCATGTTCGGGCCGCGCGAGGAGCTGCTGACCAGTGACGAGCCGGTCGTACGGCAGTTCCTGAACGGCCGGATGCAGGGCCCGATCGGCATGGCGGAGGAGAAGGACGCCGCGCAGGTCGAGCAGGAGCTGGCGCGGCTCGGCGAAGCGGACCGGAAAGCCCGCCACGTCGGCAATGACATGACGCCGCGCCTGCTGCCGGGCCCCGGCATCACCCGGCCGCCCCGCTGGGAGGCGATCGCGAGACGCGAGGCGGAGCTGCACCGCAAGGAGGTGGCGGACGCATGA
- a CDS encoding MlaE family ABC transporter permease, producing the protein MAPLNRLEELGSQLSFYGRSLAWTGRTVRRYKKEILRLLAEVSFGRGALAVVGGTVGVIAFLSFFTGTEVGLQGYAALNQLGTSNFVAFLSAYFNTREIAPLVAGLALSATVGAGFTAQLGAMRISEETDALEVMGVPSLPFLVTTRMIAGFVAVIPLYVVGLLSSYFAARTITTGYYGQSAGTYDHYFQQYLPPVDVLWSFGKVLVFAVLIILVHCFYGYYASGGPAGVGVAVGRAVRTSIVAINVLDFFLSLAIWGANTTVRIAG; encoded by the coding sequence ATGGCGCCGCTGAATCGCCTGGAGGAACTGGGCAGCCAACTGTCCTTCTACGGCCGCTCGTTGGCGTGGACGGGCCGCACCGTACGCCGCTACAAGAAGGAGATCCTCCGGCTGCTCGCCGAGGTGAGCTTCGGGCGCGGCGCCCTCGCCGTCGTGGGCGGCACGGTCGGTGTCATCGCCTTCCTGTCGTTCTTCACCGGCACGGAGGTGGGCCTGCAGGGGTACGCCGCGCTCAACCAGCTCGGCACCTCCAACTTCGTGGCGTTCCTCTCGGCGTACTTCAACACCCGTGAGATCGCTCCCCTGGTGGCAGGTCTCGCGCTGTCCGCAACGGTCGGCGCGGGGTTCACCGCCCAGCTCGGCGCGATGCGGATCAGCGAGGAGACGGACGCCCTCGAAGTCATGGGCGTCCCCTCGCTGCCGTTCCTGGTGACCACCCGGATGATCGCCGGTTTCGTCGCGGTGATCCCGCTGTACGTGGTCGGGCTGCTGTCGTCGTACTTCGCCGCCCGCACCATCACCACCGGCTACTACGGGCAGTCGGCGGGCACCTACGACCACTACTTCCAGCAGTACCTGCCGCCGGTCGACGTGCTGTGGTCCTTCGGGAAAGTGCTCGTCTTCGCCGTCCTGATCATCCTCGTGCACTGCTTCTACGGCTACTACGCGAGCGGCGGCCCGGCGGGCGTCGGCGTCGCCGTGGGCCGCGCCGTGCGCACCTCGATCGTCGCGATCAACGTTCTGGACTTCTTCCTGTCGCTCGCGATCTGGGGCGCCAACACGACCGTACGGATTGCGGGGTGA